In Mustela nigripes isolate SB6536 chromosome 10, MUSNIG.SB6536, whole genome shotgun sequence, one DNA window encodes the following:
- the LMNA gene encoding lamin: METPSQRRATRSGAQASSTPLSPTRITRLQEKEDLQELNDRLAVYIDRVRSLETENAGLRLRITESEEVVSREVSGIKAAYEAELGDARKTLDSVAKERARLQLELSKVREEFKELKARNTKKEGDLMAAQARLKDLEALLNSKEAALSTALSEKRTLEGELHDLRGQVAKLEAALGEAKKQLQDEMLRRVDAENRLQTLKEELDFQKNIYSEELRETKRRHETRLVEIDNGKQREFESRLADALQELRAQHEDQVEQYKKELEKTYSAKLDNARQSAERNSNLVGAAHEELQQSRIRIDSLSAQLSQLQKQLAAKEAKLRDLEDALARERDTSRRLLAEKEREMAEMRARMQQQLDEYQELLDIKLALDMEIHAYRKLLEGEEERLRLSPSPTSQRSRGRASSHSSQTQGTGSVTKKRKLESSESRSSSFSQHARTSGRVAVEEVDEDGKFVRLRNKSSEDQSMGNWQIKRQNGDDPLLTYRFPPKFTLKAGQVVTIWAAGAGATHSPPTDLVWKAQNTWGCGNSLRTALINSTGEEVAMRKLVRSVTVVEDDEDEDGEDLLHHHHGSHCSSSGDPAEYNLRSRTVLCGTCGQPADKASAGSAGAAVGGSISSGSSASSVTVTRSYRSVGGSGGGSFGDNLVTRSYLLGNSSRRTQGPQNCSIM, translated from the exons ATGGAGACCCCGTCCCAGCGGCGCGCCACCCGCAGCGGGGCGCAGGCCAGCTCCACCCCGCTGTCGCCCACCCGCATCACCCGGCTGCAGGAGAAGGAGGACCTGCAGGAGCTCAACGACCGCCTGGCGGTCTACATCGACCGGGTGCGCTCGCTGGAGACGGAGAACGCCGGCCTGCGCCTTCGCATCACCGAGTCCGAGGAGGTGGTCAGCCGCGAGGTGTCCGGTATCAAGGCCGCCTACGAGGCCGAGCTCGGGGATGCCCGCAAGACCCTCGACTCGGTGGCCAAGGAGCGCGCGCGCCTGCAGCTGGAGCTGAGCAAAGTGCGCGAGGAGTTCAAGGAGCTCAAAGCTCG CAACACCAAGAAGGAGGGCGACCTGATGGCCGCCCAGGCCCGGCTCAAGGACCTGGAGGCTCTGCTTAACTCCAAGGAGGCCGCCCTGAGCACCGCGCTCAGCGAGAAGCGCACGCTGGAGGGAGAGCTCCATGACCTGCGGGGCCAGGTGGCCAAG CTCGAGGCGGCGCTGGGCGAGGCCAAGAAGCAGCTGCAGGACGAGATGCTGCGGCGTGTGGACGCTGAAAACCGGCTGCAGACCCTGAAGGAGGAGCTGGACTTCCAGAAGAACATCTACAGCGAG GAGCTGCGTGAGACCAAGCGCCGCCACGAGACGCGGCTGGTGGAGATCGACAACGGGAAGCAGCGGGAGTTCGAGAGCCGGCTGGCGGACGCGCTGCAGGAGCTGCGGGCCCAGCACGAGGACCAGGTGGAGCAGTAcaagaaggagctggagaagacCTACTCCGCCAAG CTGGACAACGCCAGGCAGTCGGCGGAGAGGAACAGCAACCTGGTGGGCGCCGCGCACGAGGAGCTGCAGCAGTCCCGCATCCGCATCGACAGCCTGTCCGCCCAGCTGAGCCAGCTGCAGAAGCAG CTGGCGGCCAAGGAGGCGAAGCTGCGGGACCTGGAGGACGCGCTGGCCCGTGAGCGCGACACCAGCCGGCGGCTGCTGGCCGAGAAGGAGCGGGAGATGGCGGAGATGCGGGCGAGGATGCAGCAGCAGCTGGACGAGTACCAGGAGCTGCTGGACATCAAGCTGGCCCTGGACATGGAGATCCACGCCTACCGCAAGCTCCTAGAGGGCGAGGAGGAGAG GCTGCGtctgtcccccagccccacctcacaGCGCAGCCGAGGCCGcgcctcctcccactcctcccagaCGCAGGGGACCGGCAGTGTCACCAAGAAGCGCAAGCTGGAGTCGTCCGAGAGCCGCAGCAGCAGCTTCTCCCAGCACGCGCGCACCAGCGGCCGCGTGGCCGTGGAGGAGGTGGACGAGGACGGCAAGTTCGTGCGGCTGCGCAACAAGTCCAGCGAG GACCAGTCCATGGGCAATTGGCAGATCAAGCGCCAGAATGGAGACGACCCCTTGCTGACCTACCGCTTCCCGCCGAAGTTCACCCTGAAGGCTGGGCAGGTGGTGACG ATCTGGGCTGCAGGCGCCGGGGCCACCCATAGCCCCCCTACTGACCTGGTATGGAAGGCGCAGAACACTTGGGGCTGCGGGAACAGCCTGCGCACGGCCCTCATCAACTCCACTGGGGAA GAGGTGGCCATGCGCAAGCTGGTGCGCTCAGTGACTGTGGTCGAGGACGATGAGGACGAGGACGGAGAGGACCTCCTCCATCACCACCAT GGCTCGCACTGCAGCAGCTCGGGGGACCCGGCTGAGTACAACCTGCGCTCGCGCACCGTGCTGTGCGGGACGTGCGGGCAGCCCGCCGACAAGGCCTCTGCCGGCAGCGCGGGCGCCGCGGTGGGCGGATCCATCTCGTCCGGCTCCTCGGCCTCCAGTGTCACGGTCACCCGCAGCTACCGCAgtgtggggggcagtgggggtggcAGCTTCGGGGACAATCTGGTCACCCGCTCCTACCTCCTGGGCAACTCCAGCCGCCGCACCCAG ggccCCCAGAACTGCAGCATCATGTAA